The following proteins are encoded in a genomic region of SAR202 cluster bacterium:
- a CDS encoding IS5/IS1182 family transposase, which translates to MHRNMGNPSMIEAFLPEQVGRNERLERIAQVVDWEKMGKLVSDI; encoded by the coding sequence ATGCACCGCAATATGGGAAACCCGTCCATGATCGAAGCGTTCCTTCCCGAGCAGGTTGGGCGTAACGAGCGATTGGAGAGGATAGCCCAAGTTGTGGACTGGGAAAAGATGGGAAAGCTGGTGTCAGATATC